The Streptomyces sp. NBC_00224 genome has a window encoding:
- a CDS encoding M20/M25/M40 family metallo-hydrolase, producing MAEHIDGRALDEVVAFTSELIGIDTTNRGGGDCRERPAAEYVAERLADTGLEPTLLERTPGRTNVVARIEGTDPSADALLVHGHLDVVPAEPADWSVHPFSGEVRDGVVWGRGAVDMKNMDAMVLAVVRAWARAGIRPRRDIVIAYTADEEASAIDGSGFLADHHPGLFEGCTEGISEAGAFTFHADRGMELYPIAAGERGTGWLKLTAHGRAGHGSRVNRANAVSRLAAAIARIGEHRWPVRLTPTVRASLAELAALYGIEADPAAPGFDVDELLGKLGAAAALVEPTVRNSSNPTILEAGYKVNVIPGHATAYVDGRVLPGGDDEFRDTLDRLTGPDVDWEFHHKEVALQSPVDSPTYAKLRAAVEKFAPEGHVVPYCMSGGTDAKHFSRLGITGYGFSPLKLPPGFDYQALFHGVDERVPVDALHFGVRVLDHYLRSA from the coding sequence ATGGCTGAGCACATCGACGGGCGGGCGCTGGACGAGGTGGTGGCCTTCACCTCGGAGCTCATCGGGATCGACACCACCAACCGCGGCGGCGGGGACTGCCGCGAGCGCCCCGCCGCCGAGTACGTGGCGGAGCGGCTGGCCGACACCGGTCTGGAACCCACCCTCCTGGAGCGGACGCCGGGGCGCACCAACGTGGTGGCGCGCATCGAGGGCACCGACCCCTCCGCCGACGCCCTCCTGGTCCACGGTCACCTCGACGTGGTGCCCGCCGAGCCCGCCGACTGGAGCGTGCACCCCTTCTCCGGGGAGGTCCGCGACGGCGTGGTGTGGGGGCGCGGCGCCGTGGACATGAAGAACATGGACGCGATGGTCCTCGCGGTCGTACGGGCCTGGGCGCGGGCGGGCATTCGCCCCCGCCGGGACATCGTCATCGCGTACACCGCCGACGAGGAGGCCAGCGCGATCGACGGCTCCGGCTTCCTCGCCGACCACCACCCCGGCCTGTTCGAGGGGTGCACCGAAGGCATCAGCGAAGCGGGCGCGTTCACCTTCCACGCGGACCGTGGCATGGAGCTCTACCCGATCGCGGCGGGCGAGCGCGGCACCGGCTGGCTGAAGCTCACCGCGCACGGCCGGGCGGGCCACGGCTCCAGGGTGAACCGGGCCAACGCGGTCAGCCGCCTGGCCGCGGCGATCGCCCGGATCGGGGAGCACCGGTGGCCGGTCCGGCTCACCCCGACCGTCCGGGCGTCCCTGGCCGAACTCGCCGCGCTGTACGGGATCGAGGCCGACCCAGCGGCCCCCGGCTTCGATGTGGACGAGCTCCTCGGCAAGCTCGGCGCGGCCGCCGCCCTGGTCGAGCCGACCGTGCGCAACAGCTCCAACCCGACGATCCTGGAGGCCGGTTACAAGGTCAATGTGATTCCGGGGCACGCCACCGCGTATGTGGACGGGCGGGTCCTGCCGGGCGGCGACGACGAGTTCCGCGACACGCTGGACCGGCTGACCGGCCCGGACGTCGACTGGGAGTTCCACCACAAGGAGGTCGCCCTCCAGTCCCCGGTCGACTCCCCGACGTACGCCAAACTGCGCGCCGCCGTCGAGAAGTTCGCCCCCGAGGGGCATGTCGTGCCGTACTGCATGTCCGGTGGCACCGACGCCAAGCACTTCTCCCGTCTCGGCATCACCGGCTACGGCTTCTCGCCGCTGAAGCTGCCGCCCGGCTTCGACTACCAGGCGCTGTTCCACGGCGTCGACGAACGGGTCCCGGTGGACGCGCTCCACTTCGGCGTGCGCGTTCTCGATCACTATCTGCGCTCCGCGTAG